In one window of Hevea brasiliensis isolate MT/VB/25A 57/8 chromosome 10, ASM3005281v1, whole genome shotgun sequence DNA:
- the LOC131169501 gene encoding ribonuclease 3-like protein 3, with protein sequence MAYHQEPESELEVDAFHLNSESNQMESLPSLDEVEEILGYKFENWRLLEEAFTDSSFPDKRVSYERLEHVGDSVLNLLFTKEHYFKYPDLPPGTLTRLRAANVDTEKLARVAIEHGLHRFLRDKKPLLDEQIREFSQAILDYSLHSNGLIDVPKVLADIVKSLIGAVFIDCNSSIDTVWKVFKNLLEPIISPEMLKIHPVTELYELCQKKHLKVKFVDLWRESMAFDVFIDNQLVGRGTYGLKKEIAHNRAAKDALDNLGRILGEKDSTDES encoded by the exons ATGGCATACCATCAAGAACCAGAATCAGAACTAGAAGTCGATGCATTCCACCTGAATTCGGAGTCGAATCAAATGGAATCGCTGCCTAGTCTCGACGAAGTAGAGGAGATTCTCGGTTACAAGTTCGAGAACTGGAGATTATTAGAGGAGGCTTTTACAGATTCATCGTTTCCAGATAAACGCGTTTCTTATGAGCGGTTAGAACACGTCGGAGATTCTGTGCTTAACCTCCTTTTCACCAAAGAACATTACTTCAAGTATCCAGATTTGCCACCCGGCACCTTGACCCGTCTCCGTGCCGCCAATGTTGATACTGAAAAGCTCGCACGTGTGGCCATCGAACACGGGTTGCATCGCTTTTTGCGTGACAAGAAACCCCTTCTTGACGAACAA atTCGAGAATTCTCACAAGCAATCTTGGATTATTCACTGCACTCCAATGGACTAATAGATGTGCCAAAAGTCCTTGCAGACATTGTTAAATCACTCATTGGGGCTGTTTTCATTGATTGCAATTCTTCGATTGACACTGTTTGGAAG GTGTTCAAGAATTTGTTGGAACCCATAATTAGTCCAGAAATGCTCAAGATACATCCAGTAACGGAGTTGTATGAATTATGTCAAAAGAAACATTTGAAAGTGAAATTCGTGGATTTGTGGAGAGAAAGCATGGCTTTCGATGTGTTCATAGACAATCAGCTTGTGGGAAGAGGAACCTACGGCCTCAAGAAAGAAATTGCTCATAATAGAGCAGCCAAGGATGCATTAGACAACCTTGGAAGAATACTGGGCGAGAAAGACAGTACAGATGAATCATGA